TGCTGAAATGCGTGCATGTCGTTCCACCATTCCGTCATTGGCGGGCCTAAATGATGAATTGCCTCTTTAAACCCCTTTTGGTTGGCAAGCTGCATATTAATGTAGGGACCAAATAATGCCCATCTTAAACCTGGGCCACTAGTAATCGCGACATCAACATCTTCGGCAGAGCACACACCTTGTTCAACCAGTGAAAAAGCTTCTCGCCATAGCGCAGCCTGCAAACGGTTTGCGACATGCCCTTTTACTTCTTTATTTAAAACAATTGGATTCTTGCCCAGTTGTTTATAGAACTCAGAAGCCTGTTTTAAAATTTGAGGATCTGTCAAATTACCACCAACGATCTCGACCAAAGGTAAGAGATGTGGCGGATTAAAAGGATGACCTAATAAAATACGTTCAGGATGTTGTGCCTCTTTTTGAAAATCAGACACTTTTAAGCCCGATGAACTTGAAGCAATAATAGTATGTTCAGGGCAATATGCTGTGATTTCTTGATATAGCTGTTGTTTGATATCGAGACGTTCAGGGGCATTTTCTTGAATAAAATCTACGTCTGAAACTGCATCTTTTAAATGATTAAAAATTTCCAAATGAAGCAGCGCATCTGATTGAGAATGGGCGTGTTCAGCGTTCTGATCTAAAGCCAATAAATCCTTTAAATTTGCAGATATTCTTTTTTTAAAGACCGCTTCATCTATAGGATACGGGTCGTAAACCTTAACTTTAAATCCTTTATATAAAAATAAGGCCGTCCAACTCGCACCTATTACACCAGCTCCAACAACACCAACTGTTTTAATGACTTCCATATTTTCCTCGTAAGAATGTTGTTTTATTAAGAAATTTCGTTACTCAATTGAATGCTAAATAAACATAGCAGATTCAACCAATCAATAAATTTAATTGTTTATATTTTATATAATTTGTCCTATATTCCTTAGCTTGAAAATTGATTCCTTTCATTAGTACAACTTAATCTTTTACCATTTTTTAACCGTTATTTACTGAATTTTATGTCAAAAAATCTAGCAACATTGATTGGTTTAAGTGCCATTCTCATGTGGGCATCTCTGGTCGGTCTGATGAAACAAGTCAGCGCCGCCCTTGGACCTGAGCTAGGTGTTACGCTTATTTATTCTTTAAGTGCGCTACTGTTGCTTGCCATTTTCAAAGTTCCAGATTTTAAGCAGATCTCTAAAAAATACTTAATATTTGGCACAATTCTGTTCGTGGCTTATGAGGTGTGCTTTTCATTTGCGATTGCTTATTCTCAGACAGCACGGCAAGCCATTGAAATTAGTATTGTTAACTATTTGTGGCCGAGTTTAACGGTTTTGGCTTTCGTGATTTTTAAGGAATTAAAGTTTAATTTTCTTATTATTCTTGGTTTACTTATTTCAATTTCTGGCATTATTTTTATTCAAACTGGAAGCGGTGATTTTAGTCTAAATAGTCTTGTCGATAATTTTCATAGCAACCCACTGAGCTATATTTTGGCATTTACAGGTGCCATCATCTGGGCTTTTTACTGTGTAATCACTAAAAAAATGAGCAATGGGCAAAACCCCATTTCCATTTTCTTTGTTGGTGTCGCGCTTACTCTCTGGCTCAAGCTGCTTGTCTCGGGGCAATTCGCCATTCCATCAATGGATATTCCAGCAGTCATCACCCTTTTAGTGGCATCTGCTGCCATGGGTTTTGGTTATGCTGCTTGGAACATTGGCATCATTCATGGAAACATTACCATACTTGTGGTGGCTTCTTATTTCACCCCGATTATCTCGTCTATTTTGGCCATGTTTGTTTTACAAACTCAATTATCGATGAGCTTTTGGCAAGGAACAGCAATGGTGACGGCTGGTTCCTTTATTTGCTGGGTTTCAACGAACTGGTCTGTGATTCAGCCCTTCTTTAAAAAATTAAGAAAAGACCAAAAAGTATTGTAGATTGATCGCAATGCTTTTTTCGGATTTAAGATAACTCCGACGAAGAAGAATTCCCCCATTACCCAAAGCATGCTAATATCCAAATTCTGACAATTACTAATGTCAAAATAATTTCTAGAGGGAACAAGATGTTAAAAACTCAAAAAATCAACATCGTACAAGAATTTGATGCACCCGTAGACAAAGTCTTTGCAACCTTAAGTGAGCATGAAAACTTAAGCAAACTTTTCGCTCCGGCTAAAGTCACTCGTATTAGTAACGGCAAAGACGCTCGTAATGGTGTTGGCTCTGCACGCAAAATGTCTATTCCACTCACCCCTTCATTTATAGAAACAAATTTAGTCTACAAAGAAAATGAACTGATCGAGTACGCAATCACGAGCGGTATTAGCCCAATTAAGGGTCACCGTGGTGTAATGAAATTTACTGACTTGGGAAATAATCGAACTCGTTTGGATTACACCATTAGCTTTAAAGGTCGCGTTCCTTTTATTGGTCCCATTATTAAAGCAGCCTTACAAAATGGCGTGAGTCGTGGGCTTAAAAAACTCAAGTTTTAATCAAGATATAAAATAAAAAGCCCTTTATCGGGCTTTTATTTTTAAGTAGATGTATGGATGAACTGCTGCATCAATTTCTATAAATAGGAAATTTAAGAACTTAACAACAAAAACAAAAGCCGACTCGTTAAAGTCAGCTGAATACTACAGTTTGAGAAAATTGCTTAAATAGTTCTTGTTCGTGGCAATCTTCTATCTATTTTCTTTTTCTAAAATTAATTTAACCCTTAATTATGACTATTTGATTAAAAAGAAATCAAAAAACTTAGATAAAAAGTAAAATAAATCACCATACATTAAATTAGTGTAATTCAAATCACATTTATTAAAGGTAATGTATATCAACTAGATCTTTAGAAGTTTTCTAAAGTTTAGTATGCTAAAAATAACTTACTAATTAATAGAAAATAATCAATCCAATGGAACATCAGAGTTTGTTAAAGGAATTAAATTCACTTATTGAATATTATTCCAAAAGAACAGATTGTCCGCCTACCCGAATCCGCATAGGTTACAGAGCCTATGCAAAACTCATGCAAAATCCAAAATTTGCTGATGAAGTATCAAACTCTGCTTTAGACCCAAACAAACGTAAATATAGAAAGATGAAAATCAAAGTCACAAAAGACGACGATCAGCTTGAACTCGAATAAATAAAAAGCCCAGTTACGGGCTTTTTTCCTTTTAGAAAGTGTTTGAATTTATCACTAAGACAGCATTATAAAAAAATACTCGAGTAGCTTGTCTCGCTCATCTACACTGTTTTTACTCAAAAGTTGAACCATTGCTCCATCAATCACAAATAAAAACATGTGGGCGTCTTTCATTGAAGCCGTAGTTTTGACGGTTAAAAGTAGTTTATAAACTTCGTTGATGAGCCAAGTTCTATACTCAATCACCACGCTGTAGGCTTTTGGGTAGAGCTTTTCAATTTCAAAAATTGCTTTAAAGAGTAAACGATAAAAGCCATTTAAATCGGTATGTAGAAGGTAAATCTGTTTGAGTTTATCAAGCACCATTTCTTCACGGTAAGATTTGAGAATTGAAAATACTTTTACTTTGAGCGCATCTTTTTGAAAAGTGAGGCACATCTCGATGAGTCGTGCTTTTGAGTGAAAGTCGTTATAGAAAGTAGCTTTGGGAATTTTGGCTTCTGCAATAATCCGGTCGACACCGACTTTATGAAAACCATCTTGATTAAATAAATCTTTTGCTACGTGAAGCACGCGCAGTGCTCTAAATGAAGATTCTAAATTTTTCATGTATACCGCTTAAAATAATTTTTTGTTGTATGTAAAAGAGATAGAAATACCGTCACTCTTAAAATGAGTGCTAAAAACAGGCATGCAAAAGTGGCACTAAAGGTGTGCTCACCTATCTCGGTTTTATTGTTGCTATGATTTTTGAGTCGTAACGATTCTTAAGGTGTAGAAAACCTAGAGTCGATTAAACCTATTTATAAACTGTTTAAACGGCATAAATAGAGAGACTTTGGCAAAGGCCAAAAATTGAGAAGAATTAGTACGCATAGCGGACTCCTTTGTTAACAAAAGAAATCCTACCGATCACTGCTAAATGATGGTGGCAGGACGAAAGAGGGTTAGCAGACTGGCAACAAAGAAACCAGCACACCCGAAGGTGTCCCCCTTCCGCCCTACCGTAGAGAAAAAGGGGGCGAACGAGTTCACGATACACAAAACTAGGTTTCGAATATCGTCTTTGTTAAATAGGGTCTGCTAAAACCCGCTAGCAATGTAGGCTAGCCCGCAAAGGATAGTATTCGCTTTTGTTGTCGTCAAGCGTGTGAAATGACAATCGTATTAAAGTAGAGCGGTTGGGTTCTAAATTATTTTCAAGTTTTAAAGATTAAAAAAACTAATTAAATATTGATATTTAGTATCTGTTTGTCTAGTTATAAAAATTAAATACAAACTCAGGAGTGAATATAATCCTACCAATCTCTCCTAAATACTTATGGTAGTAGAACGGAAAAGAGTTAGCAGACTGGTGCCAAAGAGACCAGCACATCCTAAGATGTCCTCTTTCCGTCCTACCAGAAAGAAAGGATATTATTCACTTTTCTTGTCGTCAAGCATAGAAAATATAGTTTGTATTAAGTTCGAACAGTTGGGAAATAAAAACTATTACGGTGAAGCAAATACATATAATTTTAATATATTAATTTTTAAAATTATTTTAAAATTCCTTCAATTTATTAAAACTGAAAGAGTAAATCATGCCTTTTGTGTTACCTCTAATTTGGTATATTCCATATTACTTGTTTTTCAATTTAGTCTTTCTCATTCCTATGTCACTATTAATTTTTATTTTCCAATTAATATTAGTTTTTTTCTTTGGAGACAATAAAGTTACAACTAATATTTGTATGACATTAGCTTTTTTAGTTCTTATGGTTGAATTCTGGCTAATTTATAGAGCATCCTATATAAAAACTTTTGAACAACGAAATTTTTTTCAAGCTGCAAAAGACTCATTAATTGAGCTTAAATTAGGTTTGAAGATGATTTTAAAAAAATAATGGTAGCTTTTATAATTTTGACTACTCAAAAACTTTATTAATTAAAATATTATCTGATTGCATTACGACTTAATCAGATAATATTTTTACAGCGATACAACTCGCAATTTCTAGAAAATAGATTTGTACATCGATAAATTGCTTTTCCATTTATATTCCCAATTATTTTTTACTTCTCGGGTCATTAGGACCAAATTGGCAGGTATCTTTTTGATGATCCCATGCCCCTCCAGAGTCAGCACATGCATCTTTCGTAGCTGCATTGTCAAAGAATTTATTTGCAATAAATTCGATCATACCCAATAAGATAACAAACATTAGAAATAGGACAATAAGCCATTTAAGTATTTTTAATATTGTTTTTATTATTTTCATTTCAATCACCAGATACAGATAGAATAATTCAAATTCAATTACTTAAAACTTATTTTCACTACTTAATCTAAGCAAAAAAACACCTACCAATATTCCAACAAAATATGGCCTATAGAAATACACCCAATTTTCGTCAGAGATAACCAAAGAAAAGACATTGCCCCATAGCGCGAATAGGAAAACAGAAGCTATTGCAAAAAGCATCGAAACTATTGAAAGGAAAGGATTAGTTAGAAGGCCTTTAAGAAGTATATAAACTTTATCATATAAAAAGACAAAGACTGGTCTATAGTAGCGCCCAAAAATAGCACCTGAAAAAGCACCTAACAAAACGATCATAGGAATGGACTCAATCATTTTACTGTTCCAAATGAGAGAAGACTTAGCTCTTTAATACAAATATTAGATTGTCTAAGATTTTTTAATCTAAACAATTTACATGACATCATGTCGAATAGCCCATGCAACCAAAACTAAAATAAAAGTAATAAGTAAACTTAACGATGAAGATATTAATAAATACAGAAGTGCTAAGTGATTAGGACCACCTATAGTAAAAAATTGTGCATTGGTCCAATCTTTAGGAAATAAAATTGCTAAAATAAATAGAGTGATAATAAAAAATGATAAAAACCATATTGGCGCTAAATAGCGAAGCTTCCACCGTGCTTTAACTACAAAATAGCCAATGCCATATAAGAATATAAAAAAAATAGCGAGACCCAATATAGACATAGTACCTTCTTTTAAATAATAACTTACTTGTCACAACATTAATTTAGAAAACTTTATTACGAATACTCCACACTACAATAACAAGTAGCAATGTTAACAAGGTTGAAGACATACCTGCCACAAAAAATAAATCTACTGCTCGCCAATTCAAAGATATCCTTCCATCCATAAAGAATTTGATATATCTTCCTTTACAATAAAGTAGTAATAAAAAACCCAACCAAACAATTATAAATGTTGAAATAAAAGATATAGAAGCCAAATACCGAATCTTCCATTCAGTTTTAGCTACAAAGCTCCCAACAATATATGAAATTATAAAGAAAATAGCGAAACCTAATATAGACATAGCACCCTCTTTAAGATTATTTTTATATTAACCACTTATCTATCATTTAAAATTATTATCTTCCGGATGAAATCCAAAAAATATTGCTCCGACTATCCATCCAGATAAATATATAAGCTTACCTAGTTCTGTTATTCCACCACTAAGAATGTACCACAACATCAATCCTCCTGTTAAATAGATAGAGAAAAAGAGAAAGCAAAAAACAATTGATAATAAAAGAACAAAATATTTATTCAAAAATTTATTAACAACATATAAAAAAATAGATAAAGAATTTTCAATTAAAAATATAGTATATCTGCCAACAAGCAACCCCACAAAAAAGGTAAGTATCATAATAAATATTGACATAATTTAAGTTATTCCTTTTTAATATTAGAATAATTTCCAATAAGAAATAGAATTTTATTTGCTTATCATTTTTTAAGCATTGTTTTTAGGTACAAAACCCCATAAACCCGCTCCAACTACCCATCCAAATAAGTATATAAACTTACCAATTTCTGTTATTCCACCACTAAGAATATGCCACAACATAAATCCTCCTGTTAAAATTAGAGAAAATAAAATAAAAAACAAAATAGCTAAAAGAAAAAAGACAATGTATTTATTTAAAAATTCATCGACCACAGATATAAAAATAGATAAAGACTTTTGAATTAAAAATATAGTGTATCGTCCAACAAGTACACCCACGAAAAAATTAAGTATTAGAATAAATATTGACACAGTTTAAGTTATTCCTTTTTTAATATTAAAATAATTTTCTATTTCTCATTATAGTTCCCAACAAGAAATAGAACTTCATTTCTTTTCATTTGCTTATCAATTTTTATTAAGCATTTAATATGCCAATTTTTATTATTGTTATTAAAAAAGAAGATTTAATAGGAGTTAAGCAACCTAAAACTACTCAACTCCTTAGAAAGGCTTAATCAATCCATTAACTTCTTACGGCGATACAACCCACAATTTCCAGAAAATAGCGCTGCCAACAAACAAGTAATAATCGCATACGTGGCAACATTCATTCCAAATAGCTCAACAGCTAAAATAATAGACGTTAATGGTGCCTTACTTGCTCCTGAAAACAGACTCACCAAGCCTAAGCCTGCAAGTAATGAAATGGGTAGGTTTAAAACTGCGCCTAAAGCATTACCTAATGTCGCACCCACATAGAACAACGGTGTAATTTCACCACCTTTAAAACCCGACCCTAAAGTAATTGCAGTAAAAACCGTCTTGTTAAAAAAGTCGTAAAACTCAATTGGCACATAAAAAGATGCAATGATTTTATCTGTACCCAAACCGTTGTATTGCTGATGTGCAGTGAACAAAGTAAGTAGCATAATGACAATACCACCGACCATGGTTCTTAATGGTAAGTAGCGAATGTATTTATAAAAGAGATCACTCGCCAAGTGAATAGCAGCAATGAAGAAACGCGCAGCTAAACCAAAGACTAACCCTGCCGCAATTAAGCTCATGAGCACGCCAAAATGAATAGCTGGAAACTCGCTAATCACATAGTAGATGTGCGGATGAACAATATCGAATAGCTCAGGGATGGTCGATGCAATAAGCGCCGACACAAAACATGGGAAAATGGCTGAGTATCTTAAATTACCTAAAGCAGTAATTTCTAAACCATAGATTGCACCCGCCAGAGGCAAGCCAAACACCCCTGCAAAGCCCGCACCAATACTGGCAATTAAACAGATTTTTCGGTTATCTTCCGAGATTTTTAATATATGACTCAAGTGGTCAATTAAAGCTCCTGAAAGCTGAACCGCTGGTGCCTCACGCCCTGCCGAACCACCAAACAACTGAGTTAAAATTGAGGTGATAAAAATGATGGGACTCATCCGTTTCGGAATGAAAGACTTCGGCTGGTGAATTTCATCAATCAATAAATGTGTTCCCCGTTCAATCGGTGAACCATATTTTTTAATGAGATAACCAATGCCAAACCCAATAAAAGGTAGGAAATAGATGAGCCAGTGATGCAGACTTCTGACTTTGTTTGAAATATCAAAAGCGACAAAAATTAAAGTCGAGGCCAACCCAGCCACGACTCCAATCACAATCGAGATGACGAGCCAATAGACACTGTATTTTAGAATTTGATCATATTCAGATGAAGGTAGAATTTTCATTCGCGTTCTTCAATTAGCCTTTAAAATGGATGATAAATTCTCAATTTTTTTATGCAGCCAGCTCATTAAGTGAGAAATGCTTAAACTGGGCTAAAAATTAAAGCTCGCACAAGCGAGCTTTCAATACAGTGATTAATTTTGATATCACCAAACAGGGCGAAATATCTCATAACCCTTTCTGGCTTTCAAGTTGAAAATGGTTAACGAGACTGTGAAAATAGCGGACTGAGTTAATAAATAAGCATCTGATTTGACCCAATCAAACTAAAAACAAAATCAGGCCAAATCATTTATTCAAAACTTAATTAATGCTACCAATCACAGTTTCTGCATGGCAGGTTGCACCCTTCTCTGCACTAATCTGAATAACGCCACTGCGATGTGCCAGTACCTGCACTTCCATTTTCATGGCTTCCATAATGGCAACCACTTGGCCTTCGGTGACTTGCTCACCATTTTCGACTTTCCAAGCGCTAATCACACCATTAATTGGGGCAAGTAAATGCTCGGCACTCACTTCTGGCTCGGCGGTTTGGGCTTGAACTGCGGTTGCTGGGCCTTGTGCAAACATCCCTGCTGGTAAACCTAAACGGTGTAACTTGCCATCAATTTCAATGTAGCTCAGCAACATCGGTTGTTGATGGTTTGGAATGCCGCGTTTAGTCGATTTCAACTCTTGTTTAAAGTCATTTTCGATCCAACGCGTGTGTACATTAAACTCATCGGTAAAGTCAGGTTCATTAAGAACAGCGCGGTGAAAATCTAAAACAGAAGCCACGCCTTCAATTTTAAATTGCTTCAAAGCACGTTTAGCGCGAGCAATTGCAACTTCACGAGTTGGGCCAGTCACAATCAGTTTTGCCATGAGTGAGTCAAAGTGACTAGATACTAAAGAGCCAGTGCGAACTCCTGTGTCCACGCGTACACCATGACCAAACGGCGCTTCAAATAAACTCAACACACCAAATGCAGGAATAAAACCACGTGCTGGGTCTTCGGCATTAATACGAAACTCGATGGCATGACCTTGTGCTTTTGGTGTTTCTTTAATAGAAAGCTCATGGCCCTGTGCCACGCGAATTTGCTCAACCACCAAATCAACTTTTGAGGTTTCTTCGGTCACTGGATGCTCAACTTGCAAACGCGTATTTACTTCTAAAAATGAAAGCTTGCCGTCACGACTCAGTAAATATTCAACTGTGCCCGCACCCACATAGTTTGCGGCCTGACAAATGTTTTTTGCAGAAGTTAAAATTTGCTGATAAATCTCATCGCTAATAAATGGCACGGGCGCTTCTTCGACTAACTTTTGGTTACGACGTTGCAACGAGCAATCACGTGTGCCAAGCACCACAATGTTTCCATGTTGGTCGGCTATGACTTGCGCTTCTACATGGCGCGGTTTATCGAGATATTGCTCGACAAAACACTCACCACGACCAAAGGCAGCTTTTGCTTCACGTACTGCCGACTCATAAAGCTCTTGAACTTCTTCAAGTTTCCACGCAACTTTTAAGCCGCGGCCACCGCCACCAAACGCAGCTTTAATGGCAATTGGTAAACCATATTGCTTGGCAAACTCTAAAGCTTCCTCTGCATTATTGAGTGGGTCTTGCGTACCTTGAACCAACGGCGCACCGACCGAAGCGGCAATTTTACGTGCTTCGATTTTATCACCTAGCTTTTCAATCGCACTTGGTGATGGCCCTACCCATTTTAAACCTGCATCAATCACGGCTTGAGCAAACTCAGCACGCTCAGATAAAAAGCCATAACCCGGATGCACCATGGTCGCTTTCGATTTCTTTGCAACTTCAATAATCGCTGGAATATTTAGGTAAGTCTCGCTAGCAGTCGCACCAGCCAAACCCCATGCTTCATCTGCAAGTTCGACATGCATGCTGCCAATATCGTCATCTGCATATAACGCGACTGATAAAATTCCCATATCACGGCAAGCATGAATAATACGAACGGCAATTTCACCACGGTTAGCAATCAATAATTTTTCTGTATTCATCATTCATTCTCAAAATCTGTAAATTCGGCAATTTTTTTAAATTTGATGCGGCAACCTGCTGGAATCTGTGCCACCAAATCCCAATGGTGTTTAGCAACAGAGCCAATGACCGGATATCCGCCCGTTAAAGGGTGATCATTCATAAACAAAACAGGCTGCCCGCTCGGTGGAATCTGCAAAGCACCAATACACGTGCCTTCACTTTCCAGTTCATGGGTAATTTTGCGAGTTAAAGGCTGCTCACCTGAAAGTCTTAGCCCGACTCGGTTGCTTTCATTGGTTACCAGCCATTCTTGCTGACACAGCAACTCTATACTGTCTTGTTCAAACCAGTCTGTACGCGGCCCCATCACAATATCTAGCTCAACCACTTCGCCAGCTCGTGGCAAATCGCTTTTGCCCACTTCATTTACGCTAATGTTGGCAGCCTTCACCGGTCCTTGATAAATCGTATCTCCGAGCTTTAAGGGTTCTGGACCTAACACTGCCAAGCTGTCAAACGAAGCACTATTAAGTACGGGTTCAACGTCTATACCACCTCGAACTGCTAAATAGTTTCTTAAGCCTGCTGTTGGTGGCTGAATTTGAAATTCATCGCCTTCATCCAAATCAATCGGCTGATAGCTTGGAAAGTCTGCGGTTTGGCCGTCGGCAAATTTCACACGAATGTTTGAAATAGCCCCAGCCACCGCAATAACACCTGCATGCTGCATCTTGGCTTTTAAGCCACCATTTAAAACTTCAATGACAGGTGTATCGGTTGGATTACCTACAATACGGTTAGCACTGTGCATGGCAGATAAGTCCATTACACCTGCACCCCCAACCCCAATATTGGTTTGATTTAAGCGCCCTTCATCTTGAATGAGCATCTGTAAACTTGGCACAGTGATCGTAAACAGTGGCAGAGATTGTTTCGGCTCAACCTTACGCGTAATCTGCTGCGGCACAGTCACAGTTGTTGGGTTATGCGTGACATCTTCAAAATGTACAGTCATGCCCGGTAACAGCAAAGCAGGATTTTTACGCTCTAAATCCCACATTTTTTCCGATGTTGTACCAATCAGCTGCCAA
This genomic stretch from Acinetobacter oleivorans DR1 harbors:
- a CDS encoding 3-hydroxyacyl-CoA dehydrogenase NAD-binding domain-containing protein, translated to MEVIKTVGVVGAGVIGASWTALFLYKGFKVKVYDPYPIDEAVFKKRISANLKDLLALDQNAEHAHSQSDALLHLEIFNHLKDAVSDVDFIQENAPERLDIKQQLYQEITAYCPEHTIIASSSSGLKVSDFQKEAQHPERILLGHPFNPPHLLPLVEIVGGNLTDPQILKQASEFYKQLGKNPIVLNKEVKGHVANRLQAALWREAFSLVEQGVCSAEDVDVAITSGPGLRWALFGPYINMQLANQKGFKEAIHHLGPPMTEWWNDMHAFQHSDETTELLEAETNQLLTQYKNIDLYQTRDKGLVDILKLRQQLKLD
- the yddG gene encoding aromatic amino acid DMT transporter YddG, with product MSKNLATLIGLSAILMWASLVGLMKQVSAALGPELGVTLIYSLSALLLLAIFKVPDFKQISKKYLIFGTILFVAYEVCFSFAIAYSQTARQAIEISIVNYLWPSLTVLAFVIFKELKFNFLIILGLLISISGIIFIQTGSGDFSLNSLVDNFHSNPLSYILAFTGAIIWAFYCVITKKMSNGQNPISIFFVGVALTLWLKLLVSGQFAIPSMDIPAVITLLVASAAMGFGYAAWNIGIIHGNITILVVASYFTPIISSILAMFVLQTQLSMSFWQGTAMVTAGSFICWVSTNWSVIQPFFKKLRKDQKVL
- a CDS encoding SRPBCC family protein, producing MLKTQKINIVQEFDAPVDKVFATLSEHENLSKLFAPAKVTRISNGKDARNGVGSARKMSIPLTPSFIETNLVYKENELIEYAITSGISPIKGHRGVMKFTDLGNNRTRLDYTISFKGRVPFIGPIIKAALQNGVSRGLKKLKF
- a CDS encoding TetR/AcrR family transcriptional regulator; this translates as MKNLESSFRALRVLHVAKDLFNQDGFHKVGVDRIIAEAKIPKATFYNDFHSKARLIEMCLTFQKDALKVKVFSILKSYREEMVLDKLKQIYLLHTDLNGFYRLLFKAIFEIEKLYPKAYSVVIEYRTWLINEVYKLLLTVKTTASMKDAHMFLFVIDGAMVQLLSKNSVDERDKLLEYFFIMLS
- a CDS encoding chloride channel protein, producing MKILPSSEYDQILKYSVYWLVISIVIGVVAGLASTLIFVAFDISNKVRSLHHWLIYFLPFIGFGIGYLIKKYGSPIERGTHLLIDEIHQPKSFIPKRMSPIIFITSILTQLFGGSAGREAPAVQLSGALIDHLSHILKISEDNRKICLIASIGAGFAGVFGLPLAGAIYGLEITALGNLRYSAIFPCFVSALIASTIPELFDIVHPHIYYVISEFPAIHFGVLMSLIAAGLVFGLAARFFIAAIHLASDLFYKYIRYLPLRTMVGGIVIMLLTLFTAHQQYNGLGTDKIIASFYVPIEFYDFFNKTVFTAITLGSGFKGGEITPLFYVGATLGNALGAVLNLPISLLAGLGLVSLFSGASKAPLTSIILAVELFGMNVATYAIITCLLAALFSGNCGLYRRKKLMD
- a CDS encoding acetyl/propionyl/methylcrotonyl-CoA carboxylase subunit alpha is translated as MNTEKLLIANRGEIAVRIIHACRDMGILSVALYADDDIGSMHVELADEAWGLAGATASETYLNIPAIIEVAKKSKATMVHPGYGFLSERAEFAQAVIDAGLKWVGPSPSAIEKLGDKIEARKIAASVGAPLVQGTQDPLNNAEEALEFAKQYGLPIAIKAAFGGGGRGLKVAWKLEEVQELYESAVREAKAAFGRGECFVEQYLDKPRHVEAQVIADQHGNIVVLGTRDCSLQRRNQKLVEEAPVPFISDEIYQQILTSAKNICQAANYVGAGTVEYLLSRDGKLSFLEVNTRLQVEHPVTEETSKVDLVVEQIRVAQGHELSIKETPKAQGHAIEFRINAEDPARGFIPAFGVLSLFEAPFGHGVRVDTGVRTGSLVSSHFDSLMAKLIVTGPTREVAIARAKRALKQFKIEGVASVLDFHRAVLNEPDFTDEFNVHTRWIENDFKQELKSTKRGIPNHQQPMLLSYIEIDGKLHRLGLPAGMFAQGPATAVQAQTAEPEVSAEHLLAPINGVISAWKVENGEQVTEGQVVAIMEAMKMEVQVLAHRSGVIQISAEKGATCHAETVIGSIN
- a CDS encoding 5-oxoprolinase subunit B/C family protein yields the protein MRFLSVNADCFLIELASLEETLALYNKLQNTQLNGIKDLVPAAKTILVFFNEIETNFKMLVASIQGLKVDSGFERSSQEVIVPIRYDGEDLAQVAELQGLSVADVIRKHHESVWNVAFIGFAPGFAYMSSPDKPFTDIPRLTVPRKKIPSGSLGLAGKYSGIYPKDSPGGWQLIGTTSEKMWDLERKNPALLLPGMTVHFEDVTHNPTTVTVPQQITRKVEPKQSLPLFTITVPSLQMLIQDEGRLNQTNIGVGGAGVMDLSAMHSANRIVGNPTDTPVIEVLNGGLKAKMQHAGVIAVAGAISNIRVKFADGQTADFPSYQPIDLDEGDEFQIQPPTAGLRNYLAVRGGIDVEPVLNSASFDSLAVLGPEPLKLGDTIYQGPVKAANISVNEVGKSDLPRAGEVVELDIVMGPRTDWFEQDSIELLCQQEWLVTNESNRVGLRLSGEQPLTRKITHELESEGTCIGALQIPPSGQPVLFMNDHPLTGGYPVIGSVAKHHWDLVAQIPAGCRIKFKKIAEFTDFENE